Below is a genomic region from Lemur catta isolate mLemCat1 chromosome 15, mLemCat1.pri, whole genome shotgun sequence.
GAGGGCCTACAAGGCGCCCGGGTCTCCTGCACACATGCCTGAACTGGCAGCCGTTCTGGCTGCCCTGACTGGGGCTGGCGCGCACACAATGCACTGGGACTGCAAAGGGACTCTCAGAAGAGCTAGAGCACAGTCCTTTCCCCACGCAACCCTTGCTAGGTAGGGCCCAGGCCATGATAGCCCCTCTAACTTTATAGGGCCCCAGGTTGACTCCCGGGGAACAGTCCAGGCTGAGGATGCAGGTGGCAGTGGGGCTATTCCCAGATATTTGAGAGGGGAGCAGAGTAGGCGTTCCCCAGGGCAGCTACTCCCTGAGGACGACCCCTCCCATCCCTGCCCTGGTTTGAGGGCACCCTGGCCCATGACTTGCCCTACAGGGCCCGAATTGCCTGGAGTCAGATGACAATCACTTTGTTAGGAACAGTTGGGCAGCAGGGTCAGCTGTGGGTTGGGGCAGTCTGGGCTGTGATGCCCCTGGCCCTCTCCCTGCTGGAGCCCAGGGGCCTGGTGCCCAGGCTCTACAACTGCTGCCTCCCGGCTGCAGCTCTCACTTGTTCTCTATGAGCATCTGCACCTTGTGGACGAGGTCCCGGGCAATCCGCAGGATCTCCTGGGCATCGTGACGCTCAGCCCTTTCTGGGGGAAACATGGATAATTGtagggaggcccagagagagggcAGCAGGCTGGGAGGAGGACTGTGGCTGGCTACTCTGCCCCCTTTCTACCtgctggattctttttttttttttttttaagagacagggtctcactatgtcacccagtctggtcttgaactcctggcctcaagagatcctcccactttggcttcccaaagtgctgagattacagatgtgagccactgtgcctggtatTGCTAGATTCTTGACATCCTGCCTATGGGGAAGGGACCCCAGAATTTCAGAGAATCCTCTAATTCTGCCCAGGCCAGAGGTGGAGGCCCCCACGCCCCTGCTGGGGGCAGCCAGGATGGCTAGACCAGCTCATACCATTGAAGAATTTGATGATGTCAGTGAAGTCCATGTTGTTGTCACGGATAATCTCTCGGTAGGCCTCCACCAGGGCAAGGGCGATGAACAGGACAAAGTGCTCTGATGAGATGTGCTTGGCCGCCCAGATCACCTCCCACACAGCAAACACATCCTCATACAGCAGCTCTGGGGGACAATAAGGAGCTAATGCTTGCCAGTCCCAGCCATGTGGCTGGGGCTAAGGCTGAGCCTGGCTGGCCATGGGCCTTCCAGGTGGAGCCAGGTGGGGAGTCAGAGCACCAGGGGCCAAGGTCATGTGATTCACCCCATTACACATGATCTGGTTCAAGAATGGGGGTTCTGTACCCAAGACCCCACTCTTAAGTAATTTCTGCACACTGGGTTCCTGCAGACTCCATATTTGTACTTCATTTCACCAGAgcaactcactttttttttttttttaaagagagtcttgctccatcacccaggctggagtacagtggcacaatcatagctcactgcagccttgaactcctgggctcaagcaatccttacacctcagcctcccaagtagctgggactacaggcatataccatcatgcctggctaatttttttcatttttttagagatggggtcttgctatgttgcccaggctagtctcaaactcttgggctcaagtgagtctcccacctcagcctcccaagtagctgagattacaagtgcaagccactgcaccaggctcaACTCTACTTTTATAGGCCTTACATCTTGATGCTCAGGGAAGCTTTGGCTTGAAGAAGGTTCTGAAAACCATTACCTATTAGAGTGGTGACTGCCAACCCTTGCTTGCACTTTGGAATCAGCTAGAGAGCTTTTAAGAACACATACAccaaccagcctaagcaagagcgagaccccatctctactaaaaatagagagaaattagctggacaactaaaaatatatagcaaaaaaaaaaattagctgggcatggtggcacatggctgtaatcccagctactcgggaggctgaggcagaaggatcgcttgagcccaggagtttgaggttgctaagagctagtctgacgccacggcactctagcatgggcaacagagtgagactctgtctcaaaaaaaaaaaaaagaacacatatacCCAGGCAGCCATAGTTAGTAAGTCTGAGCTAGGTGGGGCTCAGGGCACTGgtagtttttaaaagctctccaggtagTTCCAAAGTACAGTtaggattgagaaccactggctttggggaagagggatcTCCCACtgcccctaaccctagccccaagGTCCAACCCACTTCTTACCTCTCTTAAAATCCAGCAGGAACCAGCGGTAACAGAAGTAGAAGTGAGTGTAGTCTCCATTCTGATGCATCAGTTCAAACAGCTCTGAGTCCAGGATCTCATGTGGGTGGGGAAAGGGGGAGAGACTGAACCCTGAACTGCTGCTGCCTCTCTGACCACCCCTCACCCTCCACGCCCAGGGAAGCACGGgctccccaggcctggctgtcGGCCGCTCTGCTGTGCTACACCTGGTGCCTGGCAGCACACTCTCTCCCTGTCAGGTCTCCTTGGGTGGGGGTTGCACTCTGCACCCCACCCATCTCTCTGGGCTGTATTCTTTTTAGAGTTATACCATTTTCTGAGTATTTGATTTCATCATCAATCCCCGCTATTCTCCAGAATTTTCATGGGCACAAGCATTCACACACGCATACTCctcaaaaacaatgttttttaaaatgaaagaaactaagCTTTTATGTAAAGGACATTTCTGGAAAGCTCCCTAGCCTCCCTGTGGACAAGGACAAACCCAGCACTGCCTGGTCACGTACCCATGGGCAGCTTACCTGGATGAGGGAGCGCATATTGGCAAAGTGGGTGTCCATGGCACCCCCATTGGGGAAGTTCTGGCTCATCCTCTTCATGAGGTGGCTGAAGCAGCTGTAGGCCAGCTGATCTGAGGGGGAGACAGGAGTGAAGCCAGCAGGGCAGGAGACCCCAGAAGGCTAGGATGGCTTACATCCTTCCCTTCCAGACCTAccatcttctgtttctttctccagcTAATATCAGCCCAATCCCAACACCATTTTAGGAACCTCCATCATTCCCTCACCATTGTCGAGGACGACCAGGAGAGGTGCCAGCAGATCACACATGCCCTGCACGTAGCCCACGTCCAAGTGCTCCCACACGTAGCTGAAATGTCAGAGACAGAGTCACTGTGGCTATGCtccacccttccctcccctcaggGATCCCTGGGGAGACGGCCCTAGAGCAGCCTGCCACCCAGAAGTCAGCCTTTCCATGACCCTGAAGCACTTACTGTGCATCCCACACTGGGAGACAGTAGGGAACAACCCATGGCCCCTATCCCCAAGCACTTGAAAGAAACGTGAGGCCAGCAAAGCTTGGGATGTGGGACAGGGGAGGGAAGTCAGGTAAGGCTTCATGAAGAAGCGTGGCTGAAGCTGAGATCCCAAAGACCTCTAAGAATAAAGAGGGGTGGAGCAAGGGGTGGTGCAGGGAGAGTTCCAGACAGAGGGAGCCAATGTGATGCAGGTACAGCAGAGAGAAGCAGGATGCCTTCCAGACCCAACCTTTTACAAAGTAGCCAGTGGCAGTCAGGGTGTGGGACAGggtccccacctcccaccctgagCCCTGCCCCACAACGGCACCTGCACATGACGTCTCTGAGCCTCTCGAGGTTGCAGGGTGTGAAGTACCAGTAGTTCCGGTCACATCTCTGCACATCCTTGTCTATGCGGTGCAGATTTAAGGCCACGGTGTCCAGTAATTCTATCTGGAAGAGTGGAGGGCTGTCAGGGCTGAGACTGACCGGCCCCTCCCAGGTTGGGGGCAGGAGGTGGTGCCCAACAAAGAAACACCGCAACTCAGGGAACCCAGGAAACTCAGAGAACAGAGTCCTCTGAGAGATGGACTTAGTGCTCGCTCCCCGGACAGTCAGAGCACCCCCGCCTTCTACCCTGCCAGCCCGTCCCCAAGCTTTGGGATGTCAGGAAGGCCTCTGGGGCTAGCTGGGAACGATGCCTGAGGAACGTCCACATACAGTGTAGGCAGCGGCACACACAGCCGCAagctcctctcctgcctccagctCTCTGGCCTGAGAAGCCTTCTCCTGGCTGGGATCTTGGGGCTCGGAGAAAGTGTGGGCTGCAGGGACTGACTGATGGGACCCTTCCTCCCCACCGCCGTCCTCCTCTTCGAAGCCCACATTCTGCCCCTCATCTAGGCTCGACTGGATGCCCGAGGCCACGGAGTAATTGCGAGAGGATGGCAGTCCGGAGTCTGGAGAGTCGAACTCCACTGACTGCTGCTGCTCCACCATAGCGGTGCCCTGAGTCCCGGCTCCTGGCTCCTGCTCGGGCTTTGTTGTGGAATCTTCAGGGCCCTGGAGCCCAGGTGGTTCCAGATCATCCACAGAGATAAATACCTGGTAGGAGTGAAGAGATGGTAGCTCCCACCTGCACTCCGGGACCTTCTCacagcccctgcctcctccctgggttGGAATGGAGCTGGAACGGAGAAGGGAAACCGCAGGCCTGGATACTCAGTGGCCGGTTTGAGCTAAGTCCCATTCTACAAATGCCTGAAGCCACGAGACCAGGAGAGTGTCCTCAGTGTTTTGGTGTAGCTGCTGGGGCATCCTGGTTGGAAAGCAGGCTAGAGGTTTTAGGAAAAACAAGTTTTCCCTAATTTTCAGTACTGAACGTTCCTCAGGACAAGATGGAAAGTTCTGTAGCAAGTACCTGGTCAGTTACGTTAGCTCTCAGGCAAGGTGAggtaagaagtaaaagaaaacatattctgaCTGGAAACAGTGGACTGATCACAGGTAAAAtaagagacacacacagactgtttttgttcattctttttctatttgggCTTCATAGGGAAGGGGATGCTAAAGGTAGTTTTCACTTTAGGCAAGAAGCATGAAGTATTGGGTAAGGCCACAATTCTGAGGCAGTCGAGCCTCAGAGCACTGCCAACAAGGCTGCTGCCGTCTGTGGGCTGAGCAGCTGGGCACTGTACAGACTCAGATTTTCCCAAAACCCAAAGCCAGAGAGGAGAGTGTGTTCATGAATAGGGGATTAAGAACAAAGCACATGGGAAAGGAAAGGTTaggttttctgttattattaagAATTTAGTAAAGTAACAAGAATACAtgttatttaaagaaacaatgttaaagaaaaaacataaattaataaacatgtccttaaaaatgaaacttatCAGTGTTGGTTGGGCCAAGTAGCCATAGTTTCAAACTTGGTGTTCTCAAGGCAGGGGTGATGGCAGGAGGAACTACCCTCCCATGCTCTGCTAGCTTTGCAGAGTTAACTCTACAAGGCCATAGACAGCATCGCGGGGGAGGGAGGATCTCGCCAGCAGACACCAATAGGACCACTCTAACTGCTCCCTTGCTCTCTGGCCAACAGCTCTCCGGGAAGCCTCTAACAACCAGTGGCTATGAATGGAGGGGGGAAACCGAGACCCAGACATGCGAAGTTCTTGCCCAGAGACACTCATCTTGTCAGTAGTGGGTCTGGGACTGGGACCCAGGGCTGCCTGTTACTAGCCTTAAGGTCTCTCTACAAGGAGGGAGGGTTTCCCTAAATCCCAATAGACCCATCTTTCCCTACCAGTCCATTAAAACAGGAGACAATGCGCTATCTCATTTTATTCCTACAATACCTAGAGAAATAGGCAGTAGAGGGACAGTTATCCATTTTTCAGTTGAAGAAAATGAGACATAGATCCATTAAGCCTTTCTCCCAGGGCTCCACTGCCAGCGAGTACTAGAGGCTAGGCTGGTGTTGGGGACTACTGTGCATAAAATGCCGGTGGCTCCCGCAGGCCCCCCACCCCTCAAGGCCCCGTCTGGCTCACATCGTTGCTGATGGTGGAATCTCGGTGGATGAGGCGCTGCACGTGGCTGTCGATGCTGCTGCCCGAGGAAAACTTGGTGAGTGTGGCTGGATGAGCATCCCGCTCGCGTTGCCTCACCACCACCTCGCAGGCCTTCCAGTCTGCCAACACCTGCTGGTACCTTGCTGCCACCACTGCATCCACCTGTCCTCGGAACACACCATGACCATGCAGGGAGGGCTGCACCAGGCACCGGACCTTTGGCCCTGAGTCTCAGAGGCTAGGATGGCTGGAGACTAGAGTAGGGCCTCAAGGTAGGGACAGTGGAGCCACTCTGCTAACATCCTCCTCTGCCATGTTTCTTTCCAGCTGGGACGGGGCTGAGGCTTATGAGGCCCCCTCCCTGGGGTCCCTGGGCCCTGCTCCCCATTCCCTAGCCCCACAGGAACAGGCTCCCCTTACCTGCTCCATCTCTTTCTTGCTCATGCCGAACTTGTAGTGGCCAAGCAGAAAGGGCCAGACGTCCTTGCGGATCTCGTGCTCCACACCTCCGTAGTAAACTTGCCGCAGCAGCTCCAGCTCCTTGTAGTTCTGAGGGACCCAGGAGTAAAGACTGTACAGCCCCCAACGTCAGTGTGGCCCAGTTGGGTGAGCCCCATCCCATGGAGaactggggccagggagggggcttTAGTCACTCTGCTGAAGGCCAGGCAAACCCTGCTTTGGGACAGCACATCCTCCTGTTCCACCCTCCTTCCTTACAGGGCAGGAAATGGAGCCCAGAGGGATGCAAAGATTTGCCCGAGGTCACAGAGCAATGTGGAGGCAGGTGCATTCTCTGCCCAGTCCCCTTCCCATGTAAACCCACAGACCCAGCTGTATGGGATTCTACCATGACCCAGGTCATCCACGGCCATCAGTCCTGGCCTGTCAACCCCATCCACACCACATTTTACCCGGAATCCCCCTTCGGTCTACAAGCAAGTTGCTTTGCACCCactgctgcccaccctgcccctcaATCCAGCCTCTGGCCCTGGAACCCCAGAGTTCATacctttttgtctttctgatacTTGCTCCACACATCCTTGGTGAGGCCGCCTGAGGCCCCAGGGGGCCGATCGGGCGGGATGATGTTGTGATGCACCAGCGCTGACAGGTGGGTCCGCACTGTGGACAGGTGGCGGCAGTATGCCAGCCCTGCGGTGGGTAGCCAGGAGGCTGTGACTGAGgcgcctcccccatcccccagcccctcacaccccaccctgccccacactCACAGCCATAGAAGGCCCGGGACACAATCTGCCTCTTCATGCTTTCACACAGTAGCCTGAGGGGCAACCTGTGGAAACAGCCTGGCTTAGAGTGGAGGGGCCTATGGCCCCTCTGGTGGGAGGAGGAAAAGACGGAAGGACATTTGGGCTTAGGGGACAGGTCAGGCACTTGGGATGGTGCAGAGAGTAGGATCCACAGCCTAGTAGCACATAAGTGGGCTCTGTGCCCCTGCCAGCCACCCTGGATAGAGCTGCTgggggccctgcctggcccctaACCACCCAGGGACCTTTGGCAACTAACTAGACTTTAATGAATCTTGGTTTCTTCATGTGAAAATGGAGAGAACCACCTGAGGGTCACAGGAGAAATAGGTAAAAGAGAACACCTCACACAAAGGCCACTCACACACTGCTCCTGGCACACGGCAGATGCCCAGGTATCTGGTGAGTGTCCTCAGATGTACAGCCTGACAGCAGAATCTATGTCACATCAGGAAGGGGAGCTCACAagtactgagcacctattatgtgccagacacaacTCTGGAAGTTCACACGGTCCtgtctcatttagtcctcacaagtGCCTTAGTAAGTGAGTggtattgtccccattttacagatgaagaaactgaggttcagaaacaGAGGCTCACAGTGACTCAGTTACTTGCCAAAGTCACATGGGTAGCAGAAGTgaaatttaaacccaggtctgtccaATTCCAGAGACCACCCTGTCATGCAAGTGACACAGCCTCTAAGGACAGATGGACACCCACATGGATGGACACACTAGGGGGAACTGGTGCTCTGGGCCCTGCCCACTCACCGGTCGGGGACACAGCTGCAGTAGCTGGGGGTTGTGTATGGGGAGCTGCTGGAGGAGCAGGAGAGACAGGAGGAGCCCTGGCCACACAGGGGCTCTAGGTGCCAGGCTGGCAGGCTGGGCCCAAAGCCCTGCATCTCGATCATGTCACCAGCATCTGAGGGCCAAGAAGGGAGCCATGGTCAGGGGCCGACAGACCTCTTCTCCCAAGCACCCTGCAGCATGCCCACCTCTGTGCCCAGAGCTGCAGCATGAAGTCACCCGTCGGTGGAAAACCACAGGGGTGGTGCCTGCCTGGTCCAGAGCCCAGAGATGGAaatggtggggagagagggtgcCTGATACTTGCCAGCCTCCAGCAAGCCTGGAGAGGACTGGCAAGGTATCTTTCTGCATGTGATAAAATACTTGGGCTTTTGTCACGAATGACTGTGGCTGTCTATCTCCATCTCACTGCCAGCAAACACTTGCTTTTctagagggaggggaaagaaagagaaggaacaaaggcCTGAGTTCCCTAAAATGCTGCCAGTTAGCTTGGCCTTCAAGGATTCAGCCTGGTCTTCTTGGGCAAACTCTGATGTGCTCAGAAAGGTGCTGAGAACGCTTCAAACTCTGAACCTCCCCCCCAGTGGAGTCCCCACTAACCAAAGGGATCCCCCAGGGATCCCTGAGCCACCAATCCTACAGTCCTCACTCTTCTGCGAGGATCCAGATCTGGTGGCCAGTTGTCAAGGAGGAACAGTGCTCCCTGCCTGGGCCAGGTTCCCCTGCTGCCAGATCACATAGACCCTTTCTGAGTTCTCCTCCGTCCTTGCCTAGCCCGACTGCACTCAGTATGGCAGCTAGAAACACATGAGTGAGCTGGAAGGAAGGGCAAAATTCCCAGGGCTGTTAGGCCACTGTGGGGATGGGGATAGTAGCTGGACACACAGGCCTGCTATCCAACATGCCAGTCATAGAAGAATGTGCCCAGGTGTAGCCTCCCAAGACAGCTCCTTGGACACGTCTACACCACCGGCAGACAGCCATCTCAGCCAGCCCAGCTGCTCTGAATCACAACTGAAGATCCTTGAGAGCTTCCAGGGCCCAAGGGGAGCAGGGCACTGCTCATGGAGGACTCTGGCAGGTCCAGTGAGCCATGAAGATAAAGCAAAGTGAAGGCAGGAAGTGAAAGGACTAGGAGGTGATGCCAGGAGGGAGGAACAGAGCAGAGAAGAGTGAAGAAGAACAAGGAGAGAGACAGCTGTGTGTGCTGAGCAGACTCCTTTCAGCAGTACTTTTTCTCCTTGAGTCTAGTGTGGCTctggcccagcctgggccctggcccaTGGCGTGATGCAGGCCTAGGACTGGCGTTTGTGGGAGCCAGACTCCAGCTCTGGGTGTGCCTTGCTAGGGAGAGCTGAGCTGAGCCCCCTCCAGTCCCCTCAGGGACTGTCCTGCTGTGGCTGGGGCTCACTTCCCAGACCCATGGCTGGCATTTTTGTAGATAATCTGGCCCTTCAGCTCCACCAGGAGGCAAATTAAGGGAACACACTTGGTGAGGAGGGCTGCGGCTCTGGGAGTGAGGGGTCGCAAGCCATGCCTGAGactctgggaaggagagagggagaggacaagtgcaggtggggtggggcaagAGCCCAGCGCATGCCCCTGCAGCAGGCAGGAGAGAGGCCAGtcctgggaggagctggggtgTGAGGAGGCCCAGTcgggcaggcagcaggcagcaggcGGGCAGGCAGGGAAGGCGGCAGGTGCAGAGGGCGGAGGGTGGGCACAAAGGGAAACAAGCTCATGCCCAGAAAGCAGGGCCCAGCCAAGGCAAGTCTCCTGGGTCAATGCTCTTCACCTTAATTCTCCAGGAAGGAGCTGAACCAGCCAGCATTGGACAGTGCATCTCTGAATTAACCCAGTGCAGACAGCTGGAGCTCTGGAATGACTGGGCAAGGGGCAGCAGGCTGGACGGGGGGGTCTGATGGGTCAGCTTTGACTCTGACTCTCTCCTCTGAGTGTGAGGAAAGTGTAAAGCAAAATAATCAGGGTGGGTGAACCCCACAGCCCCTAAGACTCCGAGTGAAAGGTGCCTGGCCTGGAGCAGAATTAGAGTGAATAGCATCTCTGCTCTGTGGATGAGGCagcaggagaaggaaggggagaggagggggagggagggaaaatcTGGACACCCCGCCACTTGATTCACATGCACAAGTCAAGCATGTTGCAGGCCTGAAAAGCAACGGCTGGCACAACGGACTCAACAGTGTTGTCATTATGGACTGGAGTGGAGGGGGCTCCATCCCCCATCCCATCTCCCCAACCACCTGTGGATTCTGCTTTTatgcctcctttcctttcccaagCATTAGGTGCCCAGGAGCTGCACACTGAGTTGCTCTAGCCCCTGAGTTCCCCAAGGGGATTCCCAGAGAAACCCTGAGGTCTCTGAACCCCTGGAAGTGGGCCTGGAAGTTTCTCTGATTCCTGAGGCCTCAGCCCTAAGACTTTCTATCACCAAGCCTGCCAAGACAAGGGCTCTGCTGGgaccttccagcctccagcctgaTGACCAGCTCACAGGGTAAGAAGGGGCTTCTTGGCCCCTCTCAGAGCTCAACCTTCCCACACAGCTCAGTTAGTTAACCTATAaataagcatcagccctaagtcCAGGTGTGCAAGGAACCAGATAGCAATAAATGCCAGAAGTGGGACGTTCCCCACCTGGCCTGGCCTACAGACTCATATtggaggggctgggagtgggcgTGGGCTCGGGGGCAGGGCTGTGCTGAGGGTGTGCTGGGTGTGTGCTAAGCTATAGCTCTGCTGCCCAGGGACAGAGAGACTTATTATCACTGGCTTAGTGGCTGGGCTGAGGAACTGGGCTCCTTGGCAGAACTTCGTGGTGGCATAAGGGGAGTGTGACATATTCTTAACATACTCTCTGCAGGggcagggaaagaagagaagcaatTGACTCTGTGGCACAGGAATGGGTGGGGACGGGGAAGCTTCCCAACCTCTTCCTAACCCACCCTTCCTTGAACACCCCTACCCAGCCCTCACAGGCCCCCTGCCTGATCACTCTCCAAAAAGAGGGGTTCCTTCTTCACCAGCCAGCTCTGTGCTATGAAAGATGGTGGTGGACAGACGAACATTGAGGGCCTGTGACCACTGTGCTATGTCATTTCAAATGAAGGGCACCTCTGCAATCGTGGACACTGGGAACACACCTGTCTTATATCTttggcacagcacctggcacagatgaggagactgagctTCAGGATGGTGAGACACTGGCTCAAAACCATACAGTGAGCCAGGGGCATATCTGCGGCAGGAATTCATGTCTCCAGGCCCTGAGCCTGTGCCCCTTCCTGGATACCATGCTGTAGATATTTCTAGATTTCATGCTAAGGTACCAGGCCATGCTTGCTGGAGCCCTCAGGCCTGCTGGGAATACTGGGCCCTGGTGTCTCTTCCCATGGTGGCCCCCCTAACCCCTCGCCTGACCCACAGGACTTGCTGTCTGAATGACCTGTCTAGCCCCTACCTCTGCCCCAGGAAGGGCCTGGTACCTCTGTCCTGTTTCCATTAAGTCAGAAGTCAGAGGCACAAGGCCAGAGGCTGGTTTTGCCAATcagcaggagaaaaagaaagagaccaCTGTCTGGCATTTGCCAGGATGACCCCCACGGGTAGGAATGGGCTCAGAGAGCCATTCAGGGTCTCCAAGAGGCAATCAGATAATCAGACCTTCCCATCAGTGGACCTTCCTCCCTTTCAGGCCTGCAGTCCTCTCCCTACAGCCCAGAGCCACTTGCTCTGTACCATCCCCTCTTCACGCCAGCACCTGTCTGgcctccttccaccctccctgATCTGCCTCCTGATGGAAGGGAACCACCCTGGGTGCAAGTCCTCTAATGCCAACACTGCCGTTCGAGCCCCTGTGGTGGGTGGCAGGTGggcccagggggtggggtgggggatgaggcgggtcagggagaaggggagggataAAAACCTTTCATCGGATTGGGAGCTGTGAGGTTCCGCGAGCAGATCATTGAGAGCATCGCGTGTAGTttatcctcctcttcctcatcatcgTCCACCGAGGCCGCGCGGCTGGCCGCTAGGTGGTGGTAGTTAATAGTGACTGCTCAAAGAGAATAGCGAGAGAGGCAGAGGCATGAGGACCCTCGTCCCTGGGCAGGAGGGACTCCCTCCTTAAGGTGAGTAGAATGGAGGCTAGGATCACCTTGAACCTGCAGGGCACAGAAGAGGGGAACGGAGGGGAACAGAAAGCTCTTTTGATGATTTACTTGGGAGAGTATGGAAGAAGGTGAGGAGCTGGGGGTGGCTACAGAGATCCACTCTTTGGAGGAGGCCCTCTCTAGGAAGAACAGAAGAGGGAGaactgggggggggtgggggagggatgtGAAGGACAGGGACTGTCTGGCAGCTCAGGAGCTCACCAGCCCTGGCCGAGGCTGACACGACTGTTGGCAGATGGGTCCTGAGCATTCTTCAGCTCCTGTTACAGTCAAGCTGGACCAAATCTAAAGATTACCCCAAATCTCTCTTTTCAGACTATAAATTTAACCTTTTCCTCCAAGGGTTTTCCCACAGCTGCCCTTGAGGAGCCTGAGTCCCTCAGCTGAGTTTCAGCTCCTTGGTGCCCTGGCTCACCCTCTGCGGAAATGGTCCTTGAAGTGAAGTGACCAGAACTGGAAAATGCCAAGGATTGAAGAGGGGAAGCACAGACTGAATCAGTTAAACCGAGCAACAGCCTGAGATTAAACGCCGAGTCTGCAAACACATTCTGGCAAAAGATGTGTCTCCTTGTCAGGTACCTATGGGATGGGAGGGGGAATCCCCACGTCTTGTGCCCCTTAAGCCCGCTGGGACTGTTTGTGCTGTGGCTGTATGTACGCCATCTGGGCGATCTGTCCGCTAACACAGAGACAACTTGTTGACAACTTTTTGGCGCAAGTTAGGAAATTTAGGGAGCAGGTGGTCTGGTTGGCAATAAATGCTGTGGGCTGGCAAATTTCCTGACTTTATCTCCAAGAAAAGCAAGTCTGGCCCAGAGAAACCTATGGGTAGTGGCAGCACTCTGACCAGAAAGGGAACTTTGATGTTGGTAGATACTTCTAGATAGATCCCCTTGGCCTCAAGGGTGTGTCCAGGGCAGGACCCATCAGGGCCAAGCCACCCTaaggccccccagcccccaaagTCCCCCAGGAAACTCCAAGTCTTGACCTCTTCAGATAAAACCTCGTGCTTCAGCTAAAGCTCCTCTCATCAGTAGCTGGTTTAAGCAGGGATCTGGCTCTAAGGGAATCAGTGAACAATTTGCACTAACCACAAAGAAGCACCAATCCCACACCCAGGCCTCCTTGTGGGGGTCAGGGGGCAGCCTGAAGAGAAATGGAGAGTTCTCTACCTCCTGTTTCTAGTCTCTTGATGTTTTTTCCCCTGGGGCAGGGCATGAAAAGATAACTAAGAGAATCTTGTGCAGTGATGCCTGGGTCTGTTGAGCAGAGTCTTGGGTGAAGAGGTGGGGAAGAGAGCTAGGTAGAAGACAGGCAACTTTTCAAAGGGATGATTTGCAGATAAAAGGTCCAGTTGAGAGGCTAAGtgatcaactttttgttttaatgtggcCTGGTCAGTAGACCCTGCCTGCTGGCCTTCCTGGGTGATGCGGCAACCCCACTCCGCCAACCTCCCTGGgcatctttctctccttttccaggGGTACAGTCTGGGACACTCACT
It encodes:
- the SGSM2 gene encoding small G protein signaling modulator 2 isoform X3, whose product is MGSAEDAVKEKLLWNVKKEVKQIMEEAVTRKFVHEDSSHIIALCGAVEACLLHQLRRRAAGFLRSDKMAALFTKVGKTCPVAGEICHKVQELQQQVEGRKPSGGSQEALRRQGSTSGKTPALSPQALKHIWVRTALIEKVLDRIVQYLSENCSKYYEKEALLADRVFGPILASLLVGPCALEYTKLKTADHYWTDPSADELVQRHRIRGPPSRQDSPAKRPALGIRKRHSSGSASEDRLAACAREYVESLHQNSRTRLLYGKNNVLVQPKEDMEAVPGYLSLHQSAESLTLKWTPNQLMNGTLGDSELEKSVYWDYALVVPFSQIVCIHCHQQKNGGTLVLVSQDGIQRPPLHFPQGGHLLSFLSCLENGLLPRGQLEPPLWTQQGKGKVFPKLRKRSSLRSVDVEEMGMGPATDYVFRIIYPGHRHEHITINYHHLAASRAASVDDDEEEEDKLHAMLSMICSRNLTAPNPMKDAGDMIEMQGFGPSLPAWHLEPLCGQGSSCLSCSSSSSPYTTPSYCSCVPDRLPLRLLCESMKRQIVSRAFYGWLAYCRHLSTVRTHLSALVHHNIIPPDRPPGASGGLTKDVWSKYQKDKKNYKELELLRQVYYGGVEHEIRKDVWPFLLGHYKFGMSKKEMEQVDAVVAARYQQVLADWKACEVVVRQRERDAHPATLTKFSSGSSIDSHVQRLIHRDSTISNDVFISVDDLEPPGLQGPEDSTTKPEQEPGAGTQGTAMVEQQQSVEFDSPDSGLPSSRNYSVASGIQSSLDEGQNVGFEEEDGGGEEGSHQSVPAAHTFSEPQDPSQEKASQARELEAGEELAAVCAAAYTIELLDTVALNLHRIDKDVQRCDRNYWYFTPCNLERLRDVMCSYVWEHLDVGYVQGMCDLLAPLLVVLDNDQLAYSCFSHLMKRMSQNFPNGGAMDTHFANMRSLIQILDSELFELMHQNGDYTHFYFCYRWFLLDFKRELLYEDVFAVWEVIWAAKHISSEHFVLFIALALVEAYREIIRDNNMDFTDIIKFFNGTGGQSKGEQDTLSSSLRAHGTSKHLSTSANPQGTSLQRPGAQSDKAVGDHACILVQTSAQWDPASWETWTLRQALSKASTDPDGVSLCWPCWSQTPGPKHSSHLNLLSG